Part of the Xenopus tropicalis strain Nigerian chromosome 3, UCB_Xtro_10.0, whole genome shotgun sequence genome, gaccgtgACAGCTTTCAGATGGCGTACTTAGACTGGCATAGGTAGAAGCAATAGGGGGAGGAAGGGCAGCTAGGATCAGGGCCCCGGGGTGTGTGgggtccctggggtggcagccctgctgGGCTCACatacccccagtccgaccctgattcagacccactcctattcatattccagtttctcatccaaaccactccctggttgctggagtaatttggaccctagcaaccatattcagtatctgctaaaaaaattaaaaaaccatGTTATGCTAATTCTTCGCCGTTTTGTGACtatttcagcaaagcgaaatgggccAGTTTTGCTCAACACTaataaatagtacaggtataggacctgttatccagaatgctcgggacctggggctttctggataagagatctttctgtaatttggatctccataccctaaatctattaaaaaataatttaaacccaatagggctgttctgcccccaataaggggtaattatatcttagttgggatcaagtacaggtactgttttattattacagagaaaagggaatcatttaaccattaaataaacccaatagggctgttctgccccaataaggggtaattatatcttagttgggatcaagtacaggtactgttttattattacagagaaaagggaatcatttaaccattaaataaacccaatagggctgttctgcccccaataaggggtaattatatcttagttgggatcaagtgcaggtactgttttattattacagagaaaagggaatcatttaaccattaaataaacccaatagggctgttctgccccaataaggggtaattatatcttagttgggatcaagtacaggtactgttttattattacagagaaaagggaatcatttaaccattaaataaacccaatagggctgttctgccccaataaggggtaattatatcttagttgggatcaagtacaggtactgttttattattacagagaaaagggaatcatttaaccattaaataaacccaatagggctgttctgccccaataaggggtaattatatcttagttgggatcaagtacaggtactgttttattattacagagaaaagggaatcatttaaccattaaataaacccaatagggctgttctgccccaataaggggtaattatatcttagttgggatcaagtacaggtactgttttattattacagagaaaagggaatcatttaaccattaaataaacccaatagggctgttctgccccaataaggggtaattatatcttagttgggatcaagtacaggtactgttttattattacagagaaaagggaatcatttaaccattaaataaacccaatagggctgttctgccccaataaggggtaattatatcttagttgggatcaagtacaggtactgttttattattacagagaaaagggaatcatttaaccatgaaataaacccaatagggctgttctgccccaataaggggtaattatatcttagttgggatcaagtacaggtactgttttattattacagagaaaagggaatcatttaaccatgaaataaacccaatagggctgttctgccccaataaggggtaattatatcttagttgggatcaagtacaggttctgttttattattacagagaaaaggaaatcatttttaaaaattagaattatttgcttataatgggagatgggctttctgtaattcggaactttctggataacgggtttccggataaggggcacTATATCATCCCCTGATCTTTCTCTGAATCCGTCTCCAGCTCCGTTGTTTCTATAACACCAATGTTGTTCTCCCCTGATATTTCGACCAAGATCGTTGAACTAAAAGGTTCGTTAGCGGAGCTCTGATTTCCCAGACCACTTTACATAACGAGGCAGATTGCCTGTATTCCCACAGCCCTGCAGCGCGGATATATAAACAGTCGGGCAGCCCCGGCTCAGTGCGCGGCGCTCTCACAATGACACGGGATGGGGCTACGTGCGCTCGGTATGGCGGCCATGATTCCCAGTAGCCCACCCCTGTGCCATACAGCCGGCTGGGTTCTGCTCCCCATGGCGTGGATCCTGTGCACGTTGGTTCCAGAGGTGGGGGCCCTTACTGACCCCCTAAATGCCTGCAGCCTGCCCAGGGGGATGGTTGGCGACTCCATCAGCCGCCCCGGACACATTCTCATAGGGGGGACCTTCCGGGTTCATTACGACAGAGTCTACACCGCCATTGATTTCACCAGCAGCCCCGGGGAATTCCAGTGCCAGATGTAAGTGACTCTCTTGGGTTGGACGGTACCTACCCGGGCCGGGCTGGGAGCGCGTGGGCACACTGGCCAATAGGAACTCCCTACTGGGCCCAATGGGGCTACGTATAATGGAACGTGGCTGAGAATGAAAGTCTGatttattagaaaaaatatattctatttggAATTTCCTTTAGAAAAGGTTATTTCCGTTATGATGTCATAGTCCGTACGTGACTAACCGTTTATTCCAAGGGCAACTTGGACCCTTCTTGTGCCTGTATGGGAATGGGGAGAAAGCGTAAAAGTGTCACTTATACATTtactgattagtgatgggcgaaataattaggcaggcgtggatttgctgtgaatttccgcatttcgcgagTGGTAGGTTTTTTTCACGAAAGGGGCGACAAAATtcggcaggaaaaaaaaaaaatcgccgtttcgcaagattcacaaatttttcgtcgaagcaaaacgggacagattcactcaggaAAATAGATAATATCTATATACCTTGTCACTAACCTTGCCCAACACCCTGTATATTCACTGAGTCTGAATCTGGGGGGGGGATGAGGAAATAGATATATGGAGAAagatatatctgtatattatagattaatagataaatatagatagactgacagacaggcagatgatagatactgtagatagatagatagatagtcagacagacagatagatagacagacaggcagacagaaagacagacagacagacagacagacagacagatagatagtcacacagacagatagatagacagacaggcagacagacagacagacagacagacagacagacagacagatagatagatagatagatagatagatagatagtcacacagacagatagatagacagacaggcagacagatagatagatagtcagacagacagacagacagacagacagatagatagacagacagacaggcaggcagacagacagacagacagacaagcagacagacagacaggcagacggGCAGACgggcagacagacaggcagacagacagacagacagacagatagatagtcagacagacagacagacagatagatagacagacagacagacaggcagacagacagacaagcagacagacagacaggcagacagacagacagacagatagatagtcagacagacagacagacatacagatagacagacagacagacagacagacaggcagacagacagacaagcagacagacaggcagacaggcagacagacagacagacagacagacaggcagacagacagacagacaggcagacagacagacagacaagcagacagacaggcagacagacagacaggcagacagacagacagacagacagacagacaggcaggcaggcaggcaggcaggcaggcagacagacagacaggtagacagacagacaggcagacagacaagcaggcaggcaggcaggcagatagatagatagatagataggcagacagacagacaggcagacagacagacaggcaggcagacagacagacagacagacagacaggcagacagacaagcaggcaggcagatagataggcagacagacaggcagacagacagacagacagacagacaggcaggcaggcaggcaggcaggcaggcaggcagacagacagaccctGCAACCCATAGGAAAACAgactgtgtccccccccccccgggatacATAGTACAGAATGTACAGTGCATACAGTAAGTGAGATTTTTCTTCATCTGGCGCTATTATACAGGTGGCCgctaaatgctgcctgctgattggttgctgtgggctcgCCTTTGAGGGgtcacagggtgttgctaaaacTGAACTTTTCTTCCCACCCAAGATACATGTAATTATTTCTTTCATTTGGTATTTGTCTCCCAACATGCACCTCCCTATAGTTGTACCAATCGCCACTGCGTCTGCCCGGCCCCGCCTACTGAATCCCGAGGCCCAATCTGCTGGGAGTTACGTTTGTGCCAATGAGCGCAATTGGTTACAGCACCCAAACTAGTGTTGCCACCCGTCCGGTTGTGACCCAGAAAGCCCCGTTTCTGCCAACGCTCTCCCATTGTAGGCACAAGGTGGAAATGCTGTAGATGGTAGGGGGGGTTAGAGCAGATCCGGACTGGTATTGGGGGCCCCTAGGCGGCACCCTTGGTGGGCCCTGGAAAccacagtccgacactgaatgtgattcatagtgatgagtgaaatttttcgccaggtttggaaaactgccattttaagtactaagtgccgccccctgggatcataggagttacagtgcacacaaacaagccaaggcacacatacatgctaggccccatcagccaatgaatggacagagttctgccttttgctcccacactacttcctgttacagttagagctgcatcacttcctgtcagctgatctctgagggagcacacagcccatcacaaaatggcggctcaagggaaaggatgtaaaagggcaatatttactgatatatatattccagtttggggagattctttaataggccacttaacataatataaactgtctgttggttacgtattcattctggggggatagtttacctttaatatGTTTTCCTCTGTTCTGATACCAGGGTTTCCATTGAGTTTTACCAGACCATGCAGGCCCTGCTATACGCCGTGGATGAGATAAATACCGATGCGGAACTCCTGCCAAACATCACGCTGGGTTTCCAGGTTCTAGACACCTGTAATACTTTACGGAGAACAGCACAGGGGGTTCTATTAATGCTGTCAGGAGGGCTGGGAATGACCCCCAatttccattgttacaaggggaGGCTTCTTGCTGGCGTCATTGGAGACTCTGCATCTACACGATCCATCCTTATGGCCCAGATCCTGGGCTTGTACCGATACCCACAGGTAAGAGCAATACTCTCAATGGAGAAATCCATATGACCCAAGTCAGTTATGTCCTATGACTTATATCTTCGTTACATCTTTACAGATAAGTTACTTTTCCACCAATCCTATTCTGAGCAACAGGGACCTGTTTCCATCTTTTTTCCGCACCATTCCCAGTGATGACTTTCAAATGAGAGGTCTGGCCGAGCTTATCTCTTACTTTGGTTGGTCTTGGTTGGGGATCCTGGCCAATGATGATGACTATGGCCAATCTGGACTTCAGATGGtaaaaagggaaataatgaaGGGCGGAGCTTGCGTGGCCTTTGTTGAAAATATATTAACTACTACGGCTGATAAGAACGCTCCTCATATCGTCAAAGTTCTTCGAGAGTCGACGGCAAAGGTGGTGGTTGTGATATCTTCTGATTCTCACTTTGTGTTCGTGGTAGAAGAGCTGCTAAGGCAGAACGTCGGTGGAAACGTATGGATAGCAAGCGAAGCCTGGGCAACCTCGGATTTACTCACCAAGGAAAGATTCAGCAGGGTTTTGTTGGGCACCATTGGTTTTGCCATCTACCACGGGCAGATGCCGGACTTTACCAAGTACTTCAACAGCCTCAACCCATCAAAAGATCTTCATGATCCATTCATCAGGGAAATATGGGAGCAAACATTCTCTTGCAAGTGGCCCAGTCAGGAGAGTTTAGCCACCTGGATGGAAAATGCCACAACTAAAGTGTGTACAATGAAGGAAACGTTGGAGAACATACTACCGGAAGAGCAGAGATTGTCTCTCAATGTGTACACTGCTGCTTATGCCTTAGCATGGGCCTTACACAATATGCTTCATTGTAAGCCTGGAACCGGCCCATTCCATAATGGAACCTGTGCCGATATCTCTTCATTCCAGCCTTGGCAAGTACGGGGATTATCTTCTGGCCCAGCCCTTAGATATGTTTTTCATTAAACTCAACATTGAttccatattttttcatttaccaGCTTTTCCACTACTTGAAAAATGTAACCTTCAAGACCCAAGAtggaaggcaaatattttttgACGCCAAAGGGAACCCTCCCGCCATATATGATATTGTGAACTGGCGAGTGAGTGCCAGAGGAACCCTGGAACAGGTTGCAGTTGGGAGCTATGACCTAAATCGGCCTGATAGGACAACCTTCCAAGTAGACACTGGTGAAATGATCTGGATAGACAATCGTACACAGGTGCGGTAATGATGAGCGACTGTTGAAGGCCAGGCCATTGATTTTCTGAGACCTTAAGATACCTTGAGGTCCATAAGCCTTTTGACCCATATCAGTGACCCAAGCAGAGAGTGAGTGGAACCTTGTCTAGGATGCCATTATTGATGTGCCATGAGTGTATATAAAGCTTGGTGAAGGCATGAGTGGTACCAGACCTTCTTTCTTATGGTACAACATtaggggggtcatttatgaaatataaattttttattttaaacttgattcgtattttttttttaaaaaacgattcaacttttccaagatttgctAATTGGctaaaacggctaaaaatctgaattcgacaattcgccagattaaacttgtccggttcatgtagaagtcaatggcaaatagtgatgagcacattttttcggcaggcatggattcgcagcgaatttccgcatttctccattggcaaatagttttgcgaaacttccggaaaaatttgtcacgggTCAAACcgggcgcatcaaaaaaggcacggACACGTAAAAAAAGGCATGGTGGCATCAGAAAAAGGCATAGTTGCGtaaaaattgggtgcagtcacgtcaaaaaaagcgcgggagacaaaaaaacatagacacgggtgacaaaatataGACGCGAGCAACAAGAAAACAtggacatgggtgacaaaatatagacccaggtgacaaaaaagatgcgggcgaaaAAAAAGCATAGACACGGGGACAAAATATAGACGCGGGCCACAAAAAAcatagacatgggcgacaaaatatagatgcgggcaacaaaaaagacgcgggcgacaaaaaaacatagacacaggcgacaaaatatagacgcgggccacaaaaaaacatagacacgggcgacaaaatatggacacgggcgacaaaaaaacataGACACGGGCCACAAAATATAGACGCGGGCCACAAAAAAAAccagacacgggcgacaaaatatagatgcgggcaacaaaaaagatgcgggcgacaaaaaaacatagacacaggcgacaaaatatagACG contains:
- the LOC100493016 gene encoding extracellular calcium-sensing receptor, which encodes MAAMIPSSPPLCHTAGWVLLPMAWILCTLVPEVGALTDPLNACSLPRGMVGDSISRPGHILIGGTFRVHYDRVYTAIDFTSSPGEFQCQMVSIEFYQTMQALLYAVDEINTDAELLPNITLGFQVLDTCNTLRRTAQGVLLMLSGGLGMTPNFHCYKGRLLAGVIGDSASTRSILMAQILGLYRYPQISYFSTNPILSNRDLFPSFFRTIPSDDFQMRGLAELISYFGWSWLGILANDDDYGQSGLQMVKREIMKGGACVAFVENILTTTADKNAPHIVKVLRESTAKVVVVISSDSHFVFVVEELLRQNVGGNVWIASEAWATSDLLTKERFSRVLLGTIGFAIYHGQMPDFTKYFNSLNPSKDLHDPFIREIWEQTFSCKWPSQESLATWMENATTKVCTMKETLENILPEEQRLSLNVYTAAYALAWALHNMLHCKPGTGPFHNGTCADISSFQPWQLFHYLKNVTFKTQDGRQIFFDAKGNPPAIYDIVNWRVSARGTLEQVAVGSYDLNRPDRTTFQVDTGEMIWIDNRTQVPLSNCSPSCSLGFRKVIVPGKPVCCHECARCPQGHVSNQTDAVECQPCSWDTWPNLQQDRCLPRTIEFLSYEEPLGYSLAAITIFSSIIPLVILGLFIQYKETPIVRANNYSLSCLLLLSLFLCFLCSLGFIGYPQPEKCLLRQVAFGMVFALCISCVLAKTITVVIAFNATKPGSRLRKWTGVKVPYCVIICCVFIQLCVCVLWLTLSSPFPEQDTRTKPGLIIVNCNEGSPPAFWCMLGYLGLLASISFIVAFLARRLPDSFNEAKLITFSMLAFLSVWVSFIPAYLSARGMYTVAMEVFAILSSSWALVGCIFVPKCYIVLLRPDMNSREHLMGKRKDQK